A genomic segment from Prochlorothrix hollandica PCC 9006 = CALU 1027 encodes:
- the cimA gene encoding citramalate synthase — protein sequence MTVTPASPQKIWIYDTTLRDGAQREGIALSLDDKVRIARQLDAMGIPFIEGGWPGANPKDVQFFWQIKEKPLKNSELVAFCSTRRPHRAPEDDELLQAILSAGTRWVTLFGKSWDLHVSAGLKTSLEENLAMIEDSIGYLRSQGRRLIYDAEHWFDGYKHNPDYALKTLGAAIAGGAEWLVLCDTNGGCLPHEIAAIVEEVCNSFDLQLNPSPSLQAEDFHDRPRLGIHTHNDSETAVANAIAAVMEGATMVQGTMNGYGERCGNANLCSLIPNLQLKLGYDCLEPQQLTQLTRSSHLISEMANLAPNDHAAFVGLSAFAHKGGIHVSAVERNPLTYEHIAPESVGNNRRIVVSEQSGLSNILAKARTFGIELDKQDPVCRQILQQLKELEHEGYQFEAAEASFDLLMRQAMGQRPQFFGLKGFQVHCVTQDDGSILSLATIKVCIKGQDILEAGECNGPVSALDVALRRAIVQFYPEVKQFNLTDYKVRVLGGTDGPAARTRVLAEFSDGSQHWSTVGVSYNIIEASYKAVVEGLEYGLLLHHVDPQGEANATIGSISLLQPSP from the coding sequence ATGACCGTAACCCCTGCCTCCCCCCAGAAAATTTGGATCTATGACACCACCCTGCGGGACGGTGCCCAGCGCGAAGGGATTGCCCTGTCCTTAGATGACAAAGTACGCATTGCCCGCCAATTGGATGCCATGGGGATTCCCTTTATTGAGGGGGGATGGCCGGGGGCAAACCCCAAAGATGTGCAATTTTTCTGGCAAATCAAAGAGAAACCCCTCAAGAATTCCGAGCTTGTAGCCTTTTGTTCCACCCGACGGCCCCATCGTGCCCCAGAAGACGATGAACTCCTCCAGGCGATCCTCTCTGCCGGAACCCGCTGGGTCACCCTGTTTGGCAAGTCCTGGGATCTCCATGTCAGCGCAGGGCTGAAGACCAGCCTAGAAGAAAATCTAGCCATGATCGAGGACAGCATTGGCTATCTGCGCAGCCAGGGACGGCGGCTGATCTACGATGCAGAACATTGGTTTGATGGCTACAAACACAACCCGGACTATGCCCTCAAAACCCTGGGGGCCGCGATCGCCGGTGGAGCAGAATGGCTGGTGCTCTGTGACACCAATGGGGGCTGTTTGCCCCATGAGATTGCCGCGATCGTCGAAGAAGTCTGCAATAGCTTTGACCTGCAACTCAACCCCAGCCCCAGTCTGCAAGCTGAAGACTTTCACGATCGCCCCCGCCTCGGCATCCACACCCACAACGACTCGGAAACAGCGGTGGCCAATGCGATCGCGGCGGTGATGGAGGGGGCCACCATGGTCCAAGGCACCATGAATGGCTATGGGGAACGCTGCGGCAATGCCAACCTCTGCTCCTTAATCCCCAATCTCCAACTGAAACTGGGCTATGACTGCCTAGAACCCCAACAACTAACCCAACTGACCCGTAGCAGCCACCTGATCAGCGAAATGGCCAACCTGGCCCCCAACGATCACGCCGCCTTTGTGGGGCTGTCGGCTTTTGCCCACAAGGGGGGAATCCATGTCAGCGCCGTGGAGCGCAATCCCCTCACCTATGAACACATTGCACCAGAGTCCGTGGGCAACAATCGCCGCATTGTGGTGTCGGAGCAATCGGGGCTGAGCAATATCTTGGCCAAGGCCCGCACCTTTGGCATTGAACTGGATAAACAGGATCCGGTGTGTCGCCAAATTTTGCAGCAACTGAAGGAATTGGAACATGAGGGTTACCAGTTTGAAGCGGCGGAAGCCAGTTTCGACCTGTTGATGCGGCAAGCCATGGGCCAGCGTCCCCAGTTTTTTGGCCTTAAGGGCTTCCAGGTGCACTGTGTCACCCAGGACGATGGCAGCATCCTCTCCTTGGCTACCATTAAGGTTTGCATCAAGGGCCAAGATATCCTGGAGGCGGGGGAATGCAATGGTCCGGTATCTGCCCTGGATGTGGCTCTCCGCCGTGCCATTGTCCAGTTTTACCCGGAGGTGAAGCAGTTCAACCTGACGGACTATAAGGTGCGGGTTTTGGGGGGCACCGATGGGCCTGCGGCCCGGACGCGAGTGCTGGCGGAGTTTAGCGATGGTAGCCAACACTGGTCTACGGTGGGGGTGTCCTACAACATTATTGAGGCTTCTTACAAGGCGGTGGTGGAGGGGCTAGAATATGGCCTGCTGCTGCATCATGTGGATCCCCAGGGGGAAGCCAACGCCACGATCGGCAGTATCTCCCTGTTGCAGCCGTCACCGTAA
- a CDS encoding HNH endonuclease family protein yields the protein MWSEIKTVYIRLQGGKCAYCERQLEGEVYGKSEYDIEHFRPKGNVKGWSLSSVLSQQGITPTPVPNGTGGYYLLPYHLFNYAVACKPCNSVLKETYFPIAGTYDLSGHDPVALLQAEQPYLIYPIGDFDKAPEALIRFEGISPCPVVSEGHDHDRALVTIELFKLDDVIGRKNLFLERVRIMIALFPQLEILADGATGDARNSAMRVIDLYTSCQSPHTNCARSFVSLYNQNPSQARQLWEAALTVSDSTS from the coding sequence ATGTGGAGTGAGATTAAGACCGTTTATATTCGGCTTCAAGGCGGTAAATGTGCATACTGTGAGCGCCAGTTAGAGGGCGAAGTTTATGGTAAATCTGAGTATGACATCGAACATTTTCGACCCAAAGGTAACGTTAAAGGATGGTCTCTATCTTCGGTTTTAAGTCAGCAGGGAATTACACCAACCCCAGTACCCAACGGGACAGGCGGTTACTATCTACTCCCCTATCACCTCTTTAATTACGCTGTGGCTTGCAAACCCTGTAACTCAGTATTAAAGGAGACCTACTTCCCCATTGCTGGGACATATGACTTGTCTGGTCATGATCCCGTTGCCTTGTTGCAGGCAGAACAACCGTATTTGATCTACCCGATCGGTGACTTTGATAAAGCACCAGAAGCCCTCATTCGCTTTGAGGGTATATCTCCATGCCCCGTTGTGAGTGAAGGGCACGATCACGATCGTGCCTTGGTCACCATTGAGCTTTTCAAGTTGGATGATGTCATCGGTCGCAAAAATTTATTTTTAGAGCGGGTTAGAATCATGATTGCATTGTTTCCACAACTGGAAATTTTAGCTGATGGTGCAACAGGTGATGCGAGGAACTCGGCTATGAGAGTTATAGACTTATACACGTCTTGCCAGTCTCCCCACACCAACTGCGCTCGGAGTTTTGTATCACTATATAACCAAAATCCCAGCCAAGCAAGGCAACTTTGGGAGGCGGCGCTGACAGTTTCGGACTCTACTTCCTAG
- a CDS encoding AAA family ATPase, whose translation MYIDSIKIQKFRTFRNTQINFIHQDCDFESLEMPRPRISNINLVLGINGLGKTTLLKAIALAALGPSVSDSGIFPYCLIRREPDTYTKSPQPDQACIKATFTPHTQDQTPSQFKHIESEVTVLRRGDLESLRWTHPEEKGWHPIFSATSDAFFFVGYGASRRVEKAERVDLGSRNGSAFIRAQRVQSLFEESHSLIPLNSWLPKLEVESPDRFKQVVTLIDRLIGANHYKFQGELEEGEYIFSRKGLRVPFPALSDGYRAFLGWIGDLLYHVCMTCPSGKRLVDNQGIVMVDEIDLHLHPEWQMKILGQLAKQLPKIQFIVTSHSPLLVGSLEWMNIMLMDPIKGQASRIQRLKQPVRGLDADQVLLTGYFGLKSTRTADQTRNLKALTLRARDGDPEAALALLQQMSQGREAL comes from the coding sequence ATGTATATCGACTCAATCAAAATTCAAAAATTTCGCACGTTTCGTAATACACAAATCAATTTTATTCACCAAGATTGTGACTTTGAATCGCTCGAAATGCCTAGACCAAGGATATCCAACATTAACCTTGTACTGGGCATCAATGGACTTGGAAAAACTACCTTACTTAAGGCGATCGCCTTAGCTGCCCTTGGTCCCTCAGTTAGTGATTCTGGGATCTTTCCCTATTGCCTCATTCGTCGAGAACCGGATACCTACACAAAATCTCCCCAACCTGATCAAGCTTGCATTAAAGCTACATTTACTCCTCACACACAAGATCAGACTCCCTCCCAGTTTAAACATATTGAGTCTGAGGTTACTGTTTTGCGGCGCGGGGATTTGGAATCTTTACGCTGGACTCATCCAGAGGAGAAGGGCTGGCACCCTATCTTCAGCGCTACCTCAGATGCATTTTTCTTTGTCGGGTATGGGGCATCTCGGCGAGTTGAGAAAGCGGAACGTGTGGACTTGGGAAGTCGCAACGGCTCTGCATTTATCCGTGCCCAACGGGTTCAAAGTCTTTTTGAAGAATCCCATTCATTGATTCCCCTCAACTCCTGGCTACCCAAATTGGAGGTCGAAAGCCCAGATCGGTTTAAGCAAGTCGTCACTTTAATTGATCGTTTGATTGGTGCAAATCACTATAAATTCCAAGGTGAGCTAGAGGAAGGCGAATATATTTTTAGCCGAAAAGGGCTTAGAGTCCCATTCCCAGCCTTATCGGATGGATATAGAGCTTTCCTGGGCTGGATTGGGGACTTACTTTACCATGTCTGTATGACCTGTCCGAGTGGTAAGAGATTGGTTGACAATCAGGGAATCGTCATGGTTGACGAGATTGATCTCCATCTCCATCCAGAATGGCAAATGAAAATCCTAGGTCAACTGGCTAAACAGTTACCCAAGATCCAATTTATTGTGACTTCCCATAGCCCGCTTCTAGTCGGGTCGCTGGAATGGATGAACATTATGCTAATGGATCCCATAAAGGGGCAAGCCAGTAGAATTCAACGACTAAAACAACCGGTACGTGGGCTGGATGCAGATCAGGTGTTGCTCACAGGTTATTTTGGTCTTAAGAGCACCCGGACTGCTGACCAAACCCGAAACTTAAAAGCTCTCACACTAAGAGCAAGGGACGGGGATCCGGAGGCCGCACTGGCTTTACTGCAACAGATGTCCCAAGGGCGGGAGGCGCTGTAA
- a CDS encoding IS1/IS1595 family N-terminal zinc-binding domain-containing protein — protein MDPQVSDKRPPCPHCHSKRVIKNGSIHTGKPKYKCKDCNKQFVENPTPQCVPQEKRDIIDKLLLEKISLRGIARSVGVSLSWLQRYVNENIAKRS, from the coding sequence ATGGATCCTCAAGTTTCAGACAAACGCCCCCCCTGTCCTCACTGTCATTCCAAGCGAGTTATAAAAAATGGCAGCATTCACACTGGGAAGCCCAAGTATAAATGCAAGGACTGTAATAAGCAGTTTGTGGAGAATCCAACCCCACAATGTGTCCCTCAAGAGAAACGGGATATTATTGATAAATTATTGTTAGAGAAAATATCGCTCAGAGGGATAGCCAGATCTGTGGGTGTTTCTCTCTCATGGCTCCAAAGATATGTGAATGAAAATATCGCCAAGAGAAGTTGA
- the pulA gene encoding pullulanase-type alpha-1,6-glucosidase has translation MGSLTLAPLGSSYLPPALADHLSAHGDGVQEWGDRRAMWLDRQVLAWNTTAVTYELHHDRSGNLIVPYGSGHGIPLNANKPLSWGQYPKYPNLAGYITLYLPEIFQNQVPGLLQEELALAGYDANGHLVASTGVQLQGVLDDLFSYDGALGVVYDQAQTPTLKVWAPTAQQVNLYRFTSIEPESPAIVQAMDRDPNTGVWSITGDPSWNQQFYRYETTVFFPDTGQIEVNQVTDPYSVNLSLNSNYSQIVNLAAADTKPDGWDTLVKPPLDAPEDMVIYEVHTRDFSSQDQTVASGDRGTFKAFTYDGQGDKPLSNGMKHLIQLAQAGLTHIHLMPVFDVASINEDPSAQINPNPLILGQLGPASKLQQAVVGLVRESDSFNWGYDPYHYGVPEGSYATQQTGTARILEFREMVKSLSDNGLRLIMDVVYNHTSSSALYPESVLDKIVPNYYYRLTNDGYHYTSSCCPDTATEFHMMQKLMVDTIVRWAKDYKVDGFRFDFMGFHTLDNMVALQNKLHSLTLEQDGVDGSQIYLYGEGWDFGSAQQRGFRIANQYNLGGTGIGTFNDRPRESIYGGFDPKPQQGFINGQSYDWNGYDGSEGNYRRSHDDLLFSSDRIRVGLVGGLKDFTFIDRYGQVTYSQNLGGYTEDPQESVNYMTAHDNETLFDLNVYKLPMGKNGMGVTTLADRVRVQNLGLSIIGLSQGIPFFPMGTDMLRSKSLDHNSYDSGDWFNRVDFSYETNHFGSGLPPVWNNQYLWPFQEQFLGDPRFQPERKDIEAAVNHFQEILKIRKSSKLFRLETAKDIQSRLRFYNNGPAQRDGVIIMAISDQIAPDLDPDHEAVVVVFNANKFGQELLVPDLRGFDLQLHPIQQQSVDPVVRSAHFDTSSGNFNIPARTTAVFVMNPEPTP, from the coding sequence TTGGGCAGCCTCACCCTGGCTCCCCTGGGCAGCAGTTACTTACCCCCTGCCCTAGCCGATCATCTCAGTGCCCATGGGGATGGAGTCCAAGAATGGGGCGATCGGCGGGCCATGTGGCTCGATCGCCAGGTTCTCGCCTGGAATACCACCGCCGTTACCTATGAGCTACACCACGATCGCAGCGGTAACCTCATCGTGCCCTACGGTTCAGGCCATGGGATTCCCCTCAATGCCAACAAACCCTTAAGCTGGGGTCAATATCCCAAATATCCCAATCTGGCGGGTTATATAACCCTGTATCTTCCTGAAATCTTCCAGAATCAAGTCCCTGGACTCCTCCAAGAAGAGCTAGCCCTCGCGGGGTACGATGCCAACGGCCATTTAGTGGCCAGTACCGGCGTGCAACTGCAAGGGGTTTTGGATGATCTCTTTAGTTACGATGGGGCGTTGGGGGTTGTGTACGATCAAGCCCAGACTCCCACCCTCAAGGTCTGGGCACCCACTGCCCAACAGGTGAACCTCTACCGCTTTACCAGCATCGAGCCAGAGTCGCCCGCCATCGTTCAAGCCATGGATCGGGATCCTAACACCGGCGTTTGGAGCATTACCGGCGATCCCAGTTGGAATCAGCAGTTTTACCGCTACGAAACCACGGTCTTTTTCCCCGACACCGGCCAGATTGAAGTTAACCAGGTGACCGATCCCTACTCCGTCAACCTGTCCCTCAATAGCAACTATAGCCAAATCGTCAACTTGGCTGCTGCGGACACTAAGCCCGATGGCTGGGACACCCTGGTTAAACCGCCCCTGGATGCCCCCGAAGATATGGTGATCTATGAAGTCCATACCCGCGACTTCAGCAGCCAGGATCAAACCGTGGCTTCGGGCGATCGCGGCACCTTCAAAGCCTTTACCTACGATGGCCAGGGGGATAAACCCCTCTCCAATGGCATGAAGCATCTGATCCAGTTGGCCCAGGCTGGGTTGACCCACATCCACCTGATGCCGGTGTTTGATGTGGCCTCCATCAATGAGGACCCCAGCGCCCAAATCAACCCCAACCCCCTGATCTTGGGGCAACTGGGACCCGCCTCCAAACTGCAACAGGCGGTGGTGGGGCTGGTGCGGGAGTCCGATAGCTTCAACTGGGGCTATGATCCCTACCACTACGGCGTGCCCGAAGGCAGCTACGCCACCCAACAAACCGGCACGGCCCGGATCCTGGAATTCCGGGAAATGGTCAAAAGCCTCAGTGACAATGGTCTACGACTGATTATGGATGTGGTCTATAACCACACCAGTAGCAGCGCCCTTTACCCGGAATCGGTTCTCGACAAAATCGTTCCCAACTACTATTACCGCCTGACCAACGACGGCTACCACTACACCAGCAGTTGCTGCCCCGACACCGCCACCGAGTTCCACATGATGCAAAAGCTGATGGTGGATACCATTGTCCGCTGGGCCAAGGACTACAAGGTGGATGGCTTCCGCTTTGACTTTATGGGCTTCCATACCCTGGATAATATGGTGGCTCTCCAGAACAAGCTCCATAGCCTAACCCTGGAGCAGGATGGGGTGGATGGTTCCCAGATCTACCTCTATGGGGAAGGTTGGGACTTTGGCTCGGCCCAGCAGCGGGGCTTCCGCATCGCCAACCAATACAACTTGGGGGGCACGGGCATCGGCACCTTTAACGATCGCCCACGGGAGTCCATCTATGGCGGTTTTGATCCCAAGCCGCAACAGGGATTTATCAATGGCCAATCCTATGACTGGAATGGTTACGATGGGAGCGAAGGCAACTATCGCCGCAGCCATGATGATTTACTGTTTTCCAGCGATCGCATCCGCGTCGGCCTAGTGGGGGGACTGAAGGACTTCACCTTTATCGATCGCTATGGCCAAGTCACCTATAGCCAAAATCTGGGGGGCTACACGGAGGATCCCCAGGAAAGCGTCAACTACATGACCGCCCACGATAACGAGACCCTCTTTGATCTCAATGTCTACAAGCTGCCCATGGGCAAAAATGGCATGGGGGTCACGACCCTGGCCGATCGGGTGCGGGTGCAAAACCTGGGTCTTAGCATTATTGGACTCAGCCAAGGCATTCCCTTCTTCCCCATGGGAACGGATATGCTGCGCTCCAAATCCCTGGATCACAACAGCTATGATTCAGGGGACTGGTTTAATCGGGTGGATTTCTCCTATGAAACCAACCACTTTGGCAGCGGTTTACCCCCCGTCTGGAATAACCAATACCTCTGGCCGTTTCAGGAGCAGTTCCTAGGGGATCCTCGCTTCCAACCGGAACGGAAAGATATTGAAGCAGCGGTGAACCATTTCCAGGAGATTCTCAAAATCCGCAAAAGTTCTAAGCTCTTTCGCCTGGAAACGGCTAAGGATATCCAATCCCGCTTGCGATTTTATAACAATGGGCCAGCCCAGCGGGATGGTGTCATCATTATGGCCATTAGTGATCAAATCGCCCCCGATTTGGATCCTGACCATGAGGCGGTGGTGGTGGTGTTCAATGCCAATAAATTTGGCCAAGAACTACTGGTACCAGATTTGCGGGGCTTTGACCTACAATTACACCCCATTCAACAACAATCGGTGGATCCTGTCGTGCGATCGGCCCATTTTGACACTAGTTCGGGCAATTTCAACATTCCCGCCCGCACAACGGCGGTGTTTGTGATGAACCCCGAACCTACGCCCTAA
- the hpnA gene encoding hopanoid-associated sugar epimerase encodes MGDRVFVTGGTGFVGANLVRLLLQEGYTVRALVRAGSDRHNLQGLDVELVEGDLNSPQLTTALAGCRYCFHTAAHYSLWQRDRAQLHQSNVLGTRNLLQSAQNAGIERTVYTSSVAAIGTPGTGQPVDETFQQAPEDLIGAYKQSKYWGEQEAKAAVQRDQDVVIVSPSTPVGAWDIKPTPTGDIIVRFLERRMPAYVNTGLNLIDVKDVAWGHLLALRKGNTGERYILGHQNLSLKEILDRLAQITGLPAPQTTVPLWLPLGVAWIQERLLAPVGFQPSVPMDGVKMSAKVMYYDASKAVTELGLPQSPIDAALRDAVQWFQARAHHRP; translated from the coding sequence ATGGGCGATCGCGTGTTTGTGACAGGAGGGACGGGCTTTGTGGGGGCTAACTTGGTGCGGCTGCTGCTGCAAGAAGGCTACACCGTGCGGGCCTTGGTGCGGGCGGGCAGCGATCGCCACAACCTGCAAGGGCTGGACGTGGAATTGGTGGAAGGGGATTTGAATAGTCCCCAGTTAACCACCGCCCTAGCAGGATGCCGCTACTGTTTCCACACCGCCGCCCATTACTCCCTCTGGCAGCGCGATCGGGCGCAATTACACCAATCCAATGTCCTAGGCACCCGTAACCTGCTGCAATCAGCCCAAAACGCCGGGATTGAGCGCACCGTCTACACCAGTTCCGTCGCCGCCATCGGCACCCCCGGCACCGGTCAACCCGTGGATGAAACCTTCCAACAGGCTCCCGAAGACCTGATCGGAGCCTATAAACAATCCAAATACTGGGGGGAGCAGGAGGCCAAGGCAGCGGTGCAACGGGACCAGGATGTGGTCATTGTCAGCCCCTCCACTCCGGTGGGAGCCTGGGACATTAAGCCCACCCCCACGGGGGACATTATTGTGCGTTTTCTGGAACGGCGAATGCCCGCCTATGTCAACACGGGCTTGAATCTCATTGATGTCAAAGATGTGGCCTGGGGCCATCTGTTGGCGCTGCGCAAGGGGAACACCGGGGAACGCTACATTTTGGGTCACCAGAACCTGAGTCTGAAGGAGATCCTCGATCGCCTTGCCCAGATTACGGGCCTGCCTGCCCCCCAAACCACGGTGCCCCTCTGGTTGCCCCTGGGGGTGGCCTGGATCCAGGAACGGCTACTGGCTCCGGTGGGGTTCCAGCCCTCGGTGCCCATGGATGGGGTCAAAATGTCGGCCAAGGTGATGTACTACGATGCCTCGAAGGCGGTCACAGAGTTGGGTCTCCCCCAGTCCCCGATCGACGCAGCCCTACGGGACGCGGTGCAGTGGTTCCAAGCCCGCGCCCACCACCGTCCTTAA
- a CDS encoding DUF305 domain-containing protein yields MKFTPKVLGLAALGTVVLVALVSPSMGRIWAQSRHHGMMGNDFDDYGGRLYPPGDDGDANRYGEGYGHGYNGHGYNGHGDNGYGDTDHLSSMMGVHGHGTMTMDLGPHDATFDLRFIDAMVPHHQGAVVMAQQVLDKSQRSQVRDLAQAIIDAQEQEISQMQQWRQTWYPDASPEAMMYDTVSGRDAPMGDDIHQSMMMREDLGPAGDQFDLRFLQAMIPHHEGALAMAQQVLAKSDRPEMLQLANGILASQQQEIDQMIQWQRDWYPEGR; encoded by the coding sequence ATGAAATTTACCCCTAAAGTTCTTGGATTGGCTGCCCTGGGCACCGTTGTCCTGGTGGCCCTCGTTTCCCCCTCCATGGGTCGCATCTGGGCACAGTCGAGACACCACGGCATGATGGGGAACGATTTTGATGATTATGGGGGACGACTTTACCCCCCTGGGGATGATGGCGACGCTAACCGCTATGGGGAAGGTTATGGCCATGGGTATAACGGCCATGGGTATAACGGCCATGGTGATAATGGCTATGGTGACACCGACCATCTGTCGTCCATGATGGGGGTTCATGGCCATGGCACCATGACCATGGATTTGGGTCCCCACGATGCCACCTTTGATCTGCGCTTTATCGATGCCATGGTGCCCCACCATCAAGGGGCTGTGGTCATGGCGCAACAGGTGTTGGACAAGTCCCAGCGATCGCAGGTGCGAGACCTAGCCCAGGCCATCATTGACGCTCAGGAGCAGGAAATCAGCCAAATGCAACAGTGGCGGCAAACCTGGTATCCCGATGCCTCCCCTGAGGCCATGATGTATGACACGGTATCGGGCCGAGATGCCCCCATGGGGGACGATATCCACCAGTCCATGATGATGCGTGAGGATCTGGGGCCGGCGGGGGATCAGTTCGATTTGCGGTTCCTCCAAGCCATGATTCCCCACCATGAAGGCGCGTTAGCCATGGCTCAACAGGTGCTGGCCAAGAGCGATCGCCCTGAGATGCTTCAACTGGCCAACGGGATTCTCGCCAGCCAACAACAGGAAATCGACCAAATGATCCAGTGGCAACGGGACTGGTACCCAGAGGGCCGATAA